The following are from one region of the Rosistilla carotiformis genome:
- a CDS encoding efflux RND transporter periplasmic adaptor subunit, which yields MSDLIKPIFPLHVLFTIALFGGSICRGQDRSQPTSIETDCLLMILDQVDLAAERDGLLTTLHARTGEDVAAGQLLFQLRDVESKARLEVAKAELDQATVKAENHWNIRAAEIELAKNTKETELLDEVGRTPYLERYRAASNKDRSAAELKIAEAAQREESYARQVAEAELSVAEIDLKERESVSPFAGTIVKQFRFQSEWCRQGDPVVRILRMDRLTVQAIVNLRDIAPHQIIGMKAAATFQIAGEKPIVMDNLTITRCSPEVDLDGNYLVWTVTDNRKLPAANGQPQWLLRPGISGSLKIARAANILARNASE from the coding sequence ATGTCTGATCTCATAAAACCCATCTTCCCGCTTCACGTCCTGTTCACGATCGCACTTTTCGGCGGTTCGATCTGTCGCGGCCAGGATCGCTCGCAACCAACGAGCATCGAAACCGATTGTCTCTTGATGATCCTCGACCAAGTCGATTTGGCGGCCGAACGCGACGGGCTGCTGACCACGCTGCATGCGCGGACCGGCGAAGACGTCGCCGCAGGACAGTTGCTATTTCAACTGCGGGATGTGGAATCGAAGGCGCGTTTGGAAGTTGCAAAAGCGGAGCTAGATCAAGCGACCGTCAAAGCGGAGAACCACTGGAATATCCGGGCTGCCGAAATCGAACTGGCGAAGAACACAAAAGAGACCGAACTGCTCGATGAAGTCGGTCGCACGCCCTATCTGGAACGCTACCGTGCGGCCAGCAACAAGGACCGTAGCGCGGCAGAGCTGAAAATCGCGGAGGCTGCACAGCGCGAGGAGTCCTACGCTCGACAGGTTGCCGAAGCTGAACTGTCGGTGGCGGAGATCGATCTGAAAGAACGTGAAAGCGTCTCCCCGTTCGCGGGTACGATTGTCAAACAGTTCCGATTCCAATCGGAATGGTGTCGCCAAGGCGATCCCGTGGTGCGGATCCTGCGAATGGATCGCTTGACGGTCCAAGCGATTGTGAACCTGCGAGACATCGCACCTCATCAGATCATCGGCATGAAAGCGGCCGCGACATTTCAGATCGCCGGCGAAAAACCGATCGTGATGGACAATCTCACGATCACGCGATGCAGTCCGGAAGTCGATCTGGACGGCAACTACCTTGTCTGGACCGTAACCGACAACCGCAAGCTCCCCGCCGCCAACGGCCAGCCCCAATGGCTCCTCCGTCCCGGCATCAGCGGCTCGCTAAAGATCGCCCGCGCCGCAAACATACTAGCACGAAACGCAAGCGAGTGA
- a CDS encoding dienelactone hydrolase family protein yields MMKSVPMILAILLVPAFADAQNRVQPELMEVPEIRSSWDDLTEGIATKEDWIARRAVLKQRYLDLLGDQHKPEKPPLDLIVHEDVVVDGLYRRQWISYAVEADERAHAYLGTPLELDGKAPAIVALHGTYQHGSKRAAGLIDNPDKAYLDHLCRRGYVVIAPEHFVSGERTPAAGPYDTAAFYEKHPQWTAVGKFTYEHSIAIDVLQSLPQVDAQRIGALGHSLGGHGTFFLAAYDDRIQASACNCGASFFRHNPNVEGWGRNRWYIYFKPIREGLLKGELPPIDFHEIIALIAPRAFLDVSGLNDGHTPTQKQRLLMLMKIMDVYELNGVPENLGFYVHGRKHSVAHESRQLIYGWMDTHLKPAEATQTHLVSPAATATDP; encoded by the coding sequence ATGATGAAATCTGTTCCGATGATCCTTGCGATCCTGTTGGTGCCAGCGTTTGCAGACGCTCAGAATCGGGTGCAGCCCGAGTTGATGGAGGTCCCCGAGATCCGTTCGTCTTGGGACGATCTGACCGAGGGGATCGCGACGAAAGAAGACTGGATCGCGCGTCGCGCGGTTCTGAAGCAGCGGTATCTGGATTTGTTGGGGGACCAGCACAAACCGGAAAAGCCGCCGCTGGATTTGATCGTTCACGAAGATGTGGTCGTCGACGGTTTGTATCGCCGGCAGTGGATCAGTTATGCCGTCGAAGCGGACGAGCGGGCCCACGCCTATCTGGGAACGCCGCTGGAGCTCGACGGCAAGGCTCCCGCGATCGTGGCGCTGCACGGGACGTACCAGCACGGCAGCAAGCGGGCGGCGGGACTGATCGACAACCCCGACAAGGCCTATCTCGATCATCTGTGCCGTCGCGGTTATGTCGTGATCGCGCCGGAGCACTTCGTCTCGGGAGAGCGGACGCCGGCCGCGGGCCCTTATGACACCGCCGCTTTTTACGAGAAGCATCCCCAGTGGACGGCGGTCGGGAAATTCACGTACGAGCATTCGATTGCCATCGACGTCTTGCAGAGTCTACCGCAGGTCGATGCCCAGCGGATCGGAGCGCTGGGGCATTCGTTGGGAGGCCACGGCACCTTTTTCCTGGCTGCTTACGACGATCGCATTCAAGCCTCCGCGTGCAATTGTGGAGCGTCTTTCTTTCGGCACAATCCCAACGTGGAAGGCTGGGGACGCAACCGTTGGTACATCTATTTCAAGCCGATTCGGGAGGGGCTGCTGAAAGGGGAGCTGCCGCCTATCGACTTCCACGAGATCATCGCCTTGATCGCTCCGCGGGCGTTTCTGGACGTCTCCGGTTTAAACGACGGCCATACTCCAACGCAGAAACAGCGGCTGTTGATGCTGATGAAAATCATGGATGTCTACGAACTCAATGGGGTGCCGGAGAACCTCGGCTTCTACGTTCACGGCCGCAAGCATTCGGTGGCGCACGAATCGCGGCAATTGATCTACGGATGGATGGACACGCATCTGAAACCTGCTGAAGCGACGCAGACGCACCTCGTTTCCCCTGCTGCTACAGCGACTGACCCTTGA
- a CDS encoding MGH1-like glycoside hydrolase domain-containing protein, whose amino-acid sequence MNKSITAEQQRLLASNERTGNWQRWGPYLSERQWGTVREDYSESGDSWQYFPHDHARSRAYRWGEDGLMGITDRQGRLCFALGLWNGRDPILKERLFGLTGPEGNHGEDVKECYYYLDSTPTHSYMRGLYKYPQARYPYEDLAAVNQGRSRNELEYELSDTGVFDEDRYFDVDVRYAKQAPDDILIRVLITNRGPDAAVLHVVPQLWFRNTWTWHCTHEGCTARPHLSLNDDGRIVSRHETLGAFQFAADTGPQGEDPTWLFTDNETNADRHPDLPCESEYYKDAFHQYVIEGDTKAVNPKRHGTKAAPYYLLRMKPGEQVQLQFRLAGNQDIPSGDWFGETFDASFEERASEADSYYDNVIAKSLSPEERNISRQAYAGLLWTKQFYHFVVDTWLNGDPNGPPAPASRLNIRNKDWRHLFNRDVLSMPDKWEYPWFAAWDSAFHMIPMARLDPHFAKEQLILFLREWYMHPNGQIPAYEWTFSDVNPPVHAWACWSVYEATGEPGNRDRLFLARTFQKLLLNFTWWVNRKDPRGRNVFSGGFLGLDNIGVFDRSKPLPDGGYMEQADGTGWMAFYCGTMLRMALELADNNPAYGDMASKFLEHYVAIAEAMNSMDGDGLWDDQDGFYYDHLYIKDHGTPMRIRSIVGLIPLLTPVILDEAVINRLPGFNKRMKWFLDSKPDLRDRMTYAERKDPNSQQPCHRLLAIPSEDRLRRLLSVMLDESEFLSPYGIRSLSAAHREDPFVFELHGVRNEVAYVPGESDSWMFGGNSNWRGPVWMPLNFLIIESLRTYYQFCGDTVQMECPTGSGQLMTLLEIAEELERRLTTLFKADDEGHRPIHGGETRYAEDPAWNDLVLFYEYFHGDNGRGLGASHQTGWTSLVATLLDHQARSSSQRTQKK is encoded by the coding sequence ATGAACAAGTCGATCACGGCCGAACAACAGCGTTTGTTAGCCAGCAACGAGCGGACGGGAAACTGGCAGCGTTGGGGGCCTTATCTTTCGGAGCGTCAGTGGGGGACGGTTCGCGAGGACTATTCCGAAAGCGGCGATAGCTGGCAATACTTTCCGCACGACCACGCCCGCAGCCGCGCCTATCGCTGGGGCGAAGACGGCTTGATGGGGATCACCGATCGCCAGGGGCGACTCTGCTTTGCCCTGGGCTTGTGGAACGGCCGCGATCCGATTCTCAAAGAGCGGCTGTTTGGGCTGACCGGTCCCGAGGGGAATCACGGCGAAGATGTCAAGGAATGTTATTATTACCTGGACAGCACGCCGACCCATTCGTACATGCGTGGCTTGTACAAATATCCGCAGGCGCGGTACCCGTACGAAGATCTTGCCGCGGTCAATCAGGGACGCAGTCGCAACGAACTGGAATACGAACTGTCGGATACGGGAGTCTTCGACGAAGATCGCTACTTCGATGTCGATGTCCGCTACGCCAAGCAGGCTCCGGACGACATCCTGATCCGCGTGCTAATCACCAATCGAGGGCCGGACGCCGCCGTCTTGCACGTCGTGCCTCAGTTGTGGTTCCGCAACACTTGGACCTGGCACTGCACCCACGAAGGCTGCACCGCGCGGCCTCATCTATCGTTGAACGATGACGGGCGAATCGTCTCGCGACACGAGACGCTTGGTGCGTTTCAGTTTGCCGCCGACACAGGGCCTCAAGGCGAAGACCCCACGTGGCTGTTTACCGACAACGAAACCAACGCCGACCGGCATCCCGACCTGCCCTGCGAGAGCGAATACTATAAGGATGCGTTTCATCAGTACGTGATCGAAGGGGATACCAAAGCGGTGAACCCCAAGCGGCATGGCACCAAAGCGGCTCCCTATTATCTGCTGCGGATGAAGCCGGGCGAACAGGTTCAGTTGCAGTTTCGACTGGCGGGCAACCAGGACATTCCAAGCGGCGATTGGTTTGGCGAAACATTCGACGCCAGCTTTGAAGAACGGGCGTCGGAGGCGGACAGCTATTACGACAACGTGATCGCAAAATCGCTGAGCCCCGAAGAGCGGAACATCTCGCGGCAGGCCTACGCCGGGCTGCTGTGGACGAAGCAGTTCTATCACTTCGTCGTCGACACTTGGCTCAACGGCGATCCCAACGGACCGCCTGCGCCCGCGTCGCGACTGAACATTCGCAACAAAGACTGGCGGCATCTGTTTAACCGCGACGTTTTGAGCATGCCCGACAAATGGGAGTATCCGTGGTTTGCGGCTTGGGACAGCGCATTCCACATGATCCCGATGGCGCGGTTGGATCCGCATTTCGCCAAAGAGCAGCTGATCCTGTTCTTGCGGGAATGGTACATGCACCCCAACGGCCAGATCCCCGCGTACGAATGGACCTTCTCCGACGTCAACCCGCCGGTCCACGCTTGGGCATGTTGGAGTGTCTATGAAGCGACGGGAGAACCCGGCAATCGCGATCGGCTGTTTTTGGCGCGGACCTTTCAAAAGCTGCTGTTGAATTTCACTTGGTGGGTCAATCGCAAAGACCCTCGCGGGCGGAACGTCTTCTCCGGCGGCTTCTTGGGTTTGGATAACATCGGAGTCTTCGACCGCAGCAAACCATTGCCCGATGGCGGCTACATGGAGCAGGCGGACGGGACCGGATGGATGGCGTTTTATTGCGGCACGATGCTGCGTATGGCGTTGGAACTGGCCGACAACAATCCCGCTTACGGCGACATGGCCAGCAAGTTCCTGGAGCACTACGTCGCGATCGCCGAGGCGATGAACTCGATGGATGGCGACGGTCTGTGGGACGATCAGGACGGCTTCTATTACGACCATCTTTACATCAAAGATCACGGCACGCCGATGCGGATCCGTTCGATCGTGGGGCTGATTCCGCTGTTGACCCCGGTGATTTTGGATGAAGCTGTGATCAACCGCCTTCCCGGATTTAACAAGCGGATGAAGTGGTTCTTGGATTCCAAGCCGGATCTCCGCGATCGGATGACGTATGCGGAACGGAAGGATCCCAACAGCCAACAGCCTTGCCATCGATTGCTGGCGATTCCGTCGGAGGATCGTTTGCGACGGTTGCTGTCGGTGATGTTGGATGAATCGGAGTTCCTGTCGCCGTACGGAATCCGTTCGCTCTCGGCGGCCCACCGCGAAGATCCGTTTGTGTTTGAGTTACACGGTGTCCGCAACGAAGTTGCGTACGTGCCAGGCGAAAGCGATTCATGGATGTTTGGTGGCAACAGCAACTGGCGCGGTCCGGTTTGGATGCCGTTGAACTTCTTGATTATCGAATCGCTGCGAACCTATTACCAATTCTGCGGTGATACGGTTCAGATGGAATGTCCGACCGGATCGGGGCAACTGATGACGTTGCTTGAGATCGCCGAAGAACTGGAGCGGCGGTTGACGACGTTGTTCAAAGCCGACGACGAGGGGCATCGCCCGATCCACGGCGGCGAAACGCGTTATGCCGAGGATCCCGCATGGAACGATCTGGTCCTGTTCTACGAGTACTTTCATGGCGACAACGGCCGCGGCCTGGGGGCGAGTCATCAAACCGGATGGACTTCGTTGGTCGCGACCCTGTTGGATCATCAGGCCCGATCGTCGTCGCAGCGCACGCAAAAGAAATAG
- a CDS encoding YdjY domain-containing protein, with translation MLANLIQLRHGNRKSAAQVPRSLVCLLLTLASLGSAIAQPADTSKPIADLPASEDPDRPQRPSTPEESESPTIKGVIAAFDAPKGATRLAPDARLWIDKPNRRVIVDGYVAVREGLLEMFACPAGTKEHESAIAVLARSQYVHAALLAVGATPGRPVQFQPKFSPPTGDRIAIWVLWRDKEGKRHRAKAQEWICKTGTKEKLNTDFVFAGSQWWTDPRSGRDFYSADDGDLVCVSNFASATLDVPIESSKDAEYLEFSACTENMPPRGTPIRMVMIPVSPALNAKPADKDNAAEAKPADKPAADAKLDADLDSLGPKDSPATQPTTPDAGSDS, from the coding sequence ATGCTTGCCAACCTAATTCAACTGCGACACGGCAACCGAAAGAGCGCTGCGCAGGTGCCTCGCTCGTTGGTCTGTTTGTTGTTGACGCTCGCGAGCCTCGGATCGGCGATCGCTCAGCCCGCCGACACCAGCAAACCGATTGCCGACCTGCCAGCCAGCGAAGATCCCGACCGACCGCAACGGCCGTCGACACCCGAGGAGAGCGAGAGTCCAACGATCAAAGGAGTGATCGCCGCTTTTGACGCCCCTAAAGGTGCAACGCGGTTGGCGCCCGACGCCCGACTGTGGATCGACAAACCAAACCGCCGGGTGATCGTCGACGGATACGTCGCCGTTCGAGAGGGGTTGTTGGAGATGTTCGCCTGCCCGGCGGGGACTAAAGAACACGAATCGGCGATCGCTGTGCTGGCTCGCAGCCAATATGTCCACGCGGCCTTGCTGGCCGTGGGAGCGACCCCCGGCCGGCCGGTTCAGTTCCAACCCAAGTTCTCGCCCCCCACCGGTGATCGGATCGCGATCTGGGTGCTGTGGCGCGACAAGGAGGGCAAACGCCATCGAGCCAAGGCGCAAGAATGGATCTGCAAAACCGGAACGAAAGAGAAACTGAACACCGATTTCGTCTTCGCTGGCAGCCAGTGGTGGACCGACCCACGCAGCGGACGCGACTTTTATTCAGCCGACGACGGCGATCTCGTTTGCGTTTCGAACTTCGCTTCGGCAACGCTGGACGTTCCGATCGAGAGCAGCAAAGACGCGGAGTACCTGGAATTCAGCGCGTGCACCGAAAACATGCCACCGCGTGGGACGCCGATCCGGATGGTGATGATCCCCGTCTCTCCGGCACTAAACGCGAAACCAGCGGACAAAGATAACGCGGCCGAAGCGAAGCCGGCAGACAAACCGGCGGCCGATGCGAAACTCGATGCCGACTTGGACAGCCTGGGCCCCAAAGATTCGCCCGCCACCCAACCCACAACTCCCGACGCCGGGAGCGATTCTTAA
- a CDS encoding DUF6159 family protein — MFERLSNGYALAKQSLGVLQRDKQLIIFPLLSGISCMLVMISFAIPLVMTGAVENAIEQGQEAGDPMQNPLYLAVLFAFYFVNYFVIVFFNSALIACAVKSFYGERPTLSDGISAAMSRLPQIAGWALLSATVGVILRVIESRSEKVGAIVSGLLGMAWAAASFFVVPVLVIEKAGPFEALKRSATILKSTWGESLGAKGGIGFFGFLASLPCIALIVGGGFLTASIGAAGIAVIVLGVIGLLLVSLISSAMSAIVQAAIYMYGSSGDAPGGFEANNLRGVFAKA, encoded by the coding sequence ATGTTCGAGCGATTAAGTAACGGGTATGCACTGGCCAAACAAAGCCTGGGCGTACTGCAACGCGACAAGCAACTGATCATCTTCCCGCTGCTCAGCGGAATCAGCTGCATGCTGGTGATGATCTCTTTCGCCATCCCCTTGGTGATGACCGGCGCGGTGGAAAACGCCATCGAACAGGGGCAGGAAGCGGGCGACCCGATGCAGAACCCGCTCTACCTGGCGGTTCTGTTTGCCTTCTACTTCGTCAACTACTTCGTGATCGTCTTCTTCAACTCCGCCTTGATCGCATGCGCGGTGAAAAGCTTCTACGGCGAGCGACCGACGCTATCGGACGGCATCTCCGCCGCGATGTCTCGACTGCCCCAGATCGCCGGTTGGGCATTGCTTAGCGCCACCGTCGGCGTGATCCTGCGAGTGATCGAGAGTCGCAGCGAGAAGGTCGGGGCGATCGTTTCGGGATTGTTAGGGATGGCCTGGGCGGCGGCCAGCTTCTTTGTCGTCCCGGTACTGGTGATCGAGAAAGCCGGCCCGTTCGAAGCCCTCAAGCGATCGGCAACGATCCTGAAAAGCACCTGGGGCGAATCGCTGGGAGCCAAGGGAGGAATCGGATTCTTCGGATTCCTCGCCTCGCTCCCTTGCATCGCCTTGATCGTTGGCGGCGGCTTCCTGACCGCTTCGATCGGAGCAGCGGGAATCGCCGTGATCGTCTTGGGAGTGATCGGATTGCTGCTGGTTTCGCTGATCTCCAGCGCGATGTCGGCGATCGTGCAAGCCGCTATCTATATGTATGGCTCCAGCGGCGACGCCCCCGGCGGCTTCGAAGCCAACAACCTCCGCGGCGTCTTCGCAAAAGCCTAA
- a CDS encoding DUF1549 domain-containing protein, which produces MRATCCLLALLSLPLVGSLYAASPATSESTSAAVEPPGMGAPGKLQSIEIVTGREVDGIITLRGRDIAQQCVVLGHYESGQIRDVTRDVQWQPQPAGIVDVSETGYISTLAEGDCTVTAAILGADDATQQTAKIAIRVENLINDVPINFPDQITPIFTKFGCNGGGCHGKSGGQNGFRMSLLGFEPQEDYEWLVAEGRNRRVFPTSPDHSLLLQKASGGVPHGGGSLVATDSPSYRVMRRWIAQGMPYGSPDDPVVVGIDVLPLEMTMQRGSAQQLTVVARYSDGSTQDVTRTTAFESNDTSMAEVDDAGLVSVDKLSGSVAVMARYQGHVGVFRASIPLGLEVPAPESLSNPIDGWVFENLQELGLPPSPTCDDVTFLRRATIDIVGRLPSIEETREFIDDTDPERREKLIDRLLASPDYASHFATKWSAILRNKRNAATDRESTFAFYRWLHEAFDNNVPYDQWVRGLLTASGSPDRNAAVGWYREVKDPESLTEDTAQLFMGLRLQCARCHHHPFEVWSQQDYYGLTAFFSRVGRKTGDTPGELLVVHRPGNATATNPKNKQAVPPTSLGNEPLTVDAWDDPRTELADWLTNPDNPFFARAIVNRYWKHYFGRGLVDPEDDMRVTNPASNPKLLDGLAQWFVDSGYDLKALTHLICTSQTYQRSSEPNDWNADDKLNFSRFYPRRLAAETLLSAIDTVTEVPTQFAGMPAGTSPYELPDNGFNSYFLSVFGRPAGSSACECERSGESNLAQCLHLINSKEVQSKLTGAGGRIARLAAEKSADDALVEELYLAALSRKPIETEAKAATDYLASKPDRRLAIEDLVWAIINTKEFLFNH; this is translated from the coding sequence ATGCGTGCGACGTGCTGCCTGCTTGCGTTGTTGTCACTTCCCCTAGTTGGGTCTCTTTACGCGGCGAGTCCAGCCACGTCGGAGTCGACCTCCGCTGCGGTGGAACCGCCGGGCATGGGAGCTCCAGGAAAATTGCAATCGATCGAGATCGTCACCGGACGCGAGGTCGATGGCATCATCACCCTCCGCGGCCGCGACATCGCACAACAATGCGTGGTGCTGGGGCATTACGAATCGGGGCAGATCCGCGACGTGACGCGCGATGTTCAGTGGCAGCCGCAGCCGGCGGGAATCGTCGACGTTTCGGAGACCGGATACATCAGCACGCTGGCCGAAGGAGACTGCACCGTCACCGCGGCCATTTTGGGAGCCGACGACGCGACGCAGCAAACCGCCAAGATCGCCATCCGCGTAGAAAACTTGATCAACGACGTCCCGATCAACTTCCCCGATCAAATCACGCCGATCTTCACCAAGTTCGGCTGCAACGGCGGCGGATGCCACGGCAAAAGCGGCGGTCAAAACGGCTTCCGCATGTCGCTGTTGGGATTTGAACCGCAGGAAGATTACGAATGGCTAGTCGCCGAAGGACGCAACCGCCGCGTCTTCCCGACCTCTCCCGATCACAGCCTATTGCTGCAGAAAGCATCGGGCGGCGTCCCTCACGGTGGCGGATCGCTGGTCGCAACCGACAGTCCTTCCTACCGCGTGATGCGTCGCTGGATCGCTCAAGGCATGCCCTACGGAAGCCCCGACGATCCCGTGGTTGTCGGAATCGATGTGCTGCCGTTGGAGATGACGATGCAGCGTGGCAGCGCTCAACAATTGACAGTCGTCGCCCGCTACAGCGATGGCTCGACGCAGGATGTCACGCGAACCACCGCGTTCGAATCGAACGACACGTCGATGGCAGAAGTCGACGACGCGGGACTCGTATCGGTCGACAAACTGAGTGGTTCGGTTGCGGTGATGGCGCGCTACCAAGGTCACGTTGGCGTGTTCCGCGCGTCGATCCCCCTGGGGTTGGAAGTGCCAGCGCCCGAATCGCTCAGCAATCCGATCGATGGCTGGGTTTTCGAAAACTTGCAGGAACTGGGGCTTCCCCCATCGCCAACCTGTGACGACGTAACGTTCCTCCGACGCGCGACGATCGATATCGTCGGTCGCCTGCCGTCGATCGAAGAGACCCGCGAGTTCATCGACGACACCGATCCAGAGCGTCGCGAAAAACTGATCGATCGCCTGCTGGCATCCCCCGATTACGCATCGCACTTCGCGACCAAGTGGTCGGCGATTCTGCGGAACAAGCGAAACGCAGCAACCGATCGCGAGTCGACGTTTGCCTTCTACCGCTGGTTGCACGAAGCCTTCGACAACAACGTCCCCTACGACCAATGGGTCCGCGGCCTGCTGACCGCATCGGGTTCTCCCGATCGCAACGCGGCGGTCGGCTGGTACCGCGAAGTCAAAGACCCCGAATCGTTGACCGAAGATACAGCTCAACTATTCATGGGGCTGCGACTGCAGTGCGCCCGCTGCCACCACCATCCGTTTGAAGTCTGGAGTCAGCAAGATTATTACGGGCTGACCGCCTTCTTCTCGCGCGTCGGTCGCAAGACGGGCGACACGCCGGGTGAGCTGTTGGTCGTGCATCGTCCCGGCAACGCGACGGCGACCAACCCGAAAAACAAGCAAGCCGTTCCGCCGACCAGCCTTGGCAACGAACCGCTAACCGTCGACGCCTGGGACGATCCTCGGACCGAACTGGCCGATTGGTTGACCAATCCCGACAACCCCTTCTTCGCCCGCGCGATCGTCAATCGCTACTGGAAGCATTACTTCGGCCGCGGCTTGGTCGATCCCGAAGACGACATGCGAGTCACCAACCCGGCCAGCAATCCAAAACTGCTGGACGGCCTGGCCCAGTGGTTCGTCGATTCGGGATACGATCTGAAGGCCCTCACGCATCTGATCTGCACCTCCCAAACCTATCAACGCTCCAGCGAACCAAACGACTGGAACGCCGACGACAAGTTGAACTTCTCGCGTTTCTATCCACGCCGCTTGGCCGCCGAAACTTTGCTTTCGGCGATCGACACGGTGACCGAGGTCCCGACGCAGTTCGCCGGTATGCCCGCCGGAACCAGCCCTTACGAGCTGCCCGACAACGGATTTAACTCCTACTTCCTGTCGGTCTTTGGCCGCCCCGCTGGAAGCAGTGCCTGCGAATGCGAACGGAGCGGCGAGTCGAACCTGGCCCAGTGCTTGCACTTGATCAACAGTAAAGAAGTGCAGTCCAAGCTGACGGGGGCCGGTGGTCGCATCGCGCGTCTGGCGGCTGAGAAATCGGCCGACGACGCCCTTGTCGAAGAACTCTACCTGGCGGCGTTGTCGCGTAAGCCAATTGAAACCGAAGCGAAAGCGGCGACCGATTACCTGGCCAGCAAACCCGACCGCCGACTTGCGATCGAAGATCTGGTCTGGGCGATCATCAACACCAAAGAGTTTTTGTTCAACCACTGA
- a CDS encoding DUF4832 domain-containing protein produces MTRTRPFASLPFSIALLLLAAFASPAIAQPNAAWRFTPADFSYSPGPADNPLKGLVPYQDPPADRFPYSMEFNYLPLAKLVTGPGQYDWQPMDAMLEDIASRGRQTVVRVFLEYPGRKNLIPQFLIDGGLKVHYYMNTNTAPHPPAAIETPDYEDPNLRKTMTDFIAAWGARYDGDPRLAYITAGLLGTWGEWHTYPKTELWASKQVQREILDAYVAAFPKTPVLLRYPAGPDDELYYDSTTYPFGYHDDSFAHSTLPTGRKQDDWYFWPKMLHAGLSQRWQTAPIGGEIRPEVWGCCFDKEPCTAASQSFDECRDVTHATWMMDTGLSRKKADADRYRRAIEAVQKMGYDLQVVDAAAKRQPDGSVKVQVTVENRGIAPFYHHGWTARLQIASDQKLIGELATDWSPRMIQPGARKTFEQTLDPTKLPAGQHQLRLQIPNPMPSGKPLRFANQAVDSHSGALTLGTFAVAG; encoded by the coding sequence GTGACCAGAACTCGCCCGTTTGCAAGCCTCCCATTTTCGATCGCCTTGCTTTTACTGGCCGCTTTCGCATCGCCAGCCATTGCCCAGCCGAACGCGGCGTGGCGATTCACGCCCGCCGATTTCAGCTACTCCCCGGGCCCTGCCGACAATCCGCTCAAAGGCTTGGTTCCCTACCAGGATCCGCCGGCGGATCGGTTTCCGTACAGCATGGAGTTCAATTATCTGCCGCTTGCCAAGCTGGTGACCGGGCCGGGGCAATACGATTGGCAACCGATGGATGCGATGCTCGAAGACATCGCGTCGCGCGGCCGGCAGACCGTGGTCCGTGTCTTCTTGGAATACCCGGGCAGGAAAAACCTGATCCCACAATTTCTGATCGACGGCGGATTGAAGGTTCATTATTACATGAACACCAACACCGCGCCGCATCCACCGGCCGCGATCGAGACTCCCGACTACGAAGATCCCAACCTGCGGAAAACGATGACCGATTTCATCGCCGCCTGGGGCGCACGCTACGACGGCGATCCTCGCCTGGCCTACATCACCGCAGGGCTGTTGGGGACGTGGGGCGAATGGCACACCTATCCGAAGACCGAACTGTGGGCCAGCAAGCAGGTGCAGCGTGAGATCTTGGATGCCTATGTCGCCGCGTTCCCAAAGACGCCGGTTCTGCTGCGTTATCCCGCCGGCCCCGATGACGAACTCTACTACGACAGCACCACCTATCCCTTCGGATACCACGACGATTCGTTCGCTCATTCGACACTCCCCACCGGGCGGAAGCAAGACGATTGGTACTTCTGGCCCAAGATGTTGCACGCTGGTTTGTCGCAGCGTTGGCAGACCGCGCCGATCGGAGGCGAGATTCGGCCGGAGGTCTGGGGCTGCTGTTTCGACAAAGAACCTTGCACCGCCGCGTCGCAGAGTTTCGATGAGTGCCGCGACGTAACGCACGCGACTTGGATGATGGACACGGGGTTGAGTCGCAAGAAAGCCGATGCGGATCGTTATCGGCGGGCGATCGAGGCGGTTCAGAAAATGGGCTACGACCTGCAAGTTGTCGATGCGGCGGCGAAGCGTCAGCCCGACGGATCGGTCAAGGTTCAAGTGACGGTCGAAAACCGCGGGATCGCTCCGTTTTATCACCATGGCTGGACCGCCCGTTTGCAGATCGCCAGCGATCAAAAGTTGATTGGGGAACTGGCGACCGATTGGTCGCCACGCATGATCCAACCGGGAGCGCGGAAGACGTTCGAACAAACGCTCGATCCGACAAAGCTGCCCGCCGGCCAGCACCAACTGCGATTGCAGATCCCCAACCCGATGCCCTCAGGCAAACCACTCCGCTTCGCCAACCAAGCTGTCGATTCCCACAGCGGCGCGCTGACGCTCGGCACCTTCGCGGTTGCGGGCTGA